TGTGATATGGCAACCAAAAGGTTGAATGCTATCCACCGGATGCTTTGAGAAGAAACACAATattcagaagaaaggaaatagtaaGCTCCTAAAATTTTGTCTTATTTAAATTACATTTGAAGAAACGTCTTATTCTGGACCCTGTATTTTAGATGGATAGAAAATATGAACTTCTTCTAGGGAGGGCTAAAAGAAAGATGAGAGGAAGAATACAATacttgtcttcaagtatttgcgTGCTCATCAGAAATAGTAATGATTCAATTTTTGCTGGGCTCCAGAGGACAAAACTAGGAGCAACAGATGAAAGTGGCAGAAGGACAGATTTAGATGTGATGTATGGAAAAACTTCTTCACAATCAGAGAGATTCAACAGTAGAATGagcatttgtaatatttttctctcattagaaGTCTTCAAGTAGTGCCTAGATGGCCATTTGTCTGAAATTTGTGGAGAGGATCCTTCTTCAGGAATAGGTGAAGTTGCAACAGTCAACTGTAAACAATGAAAGATAGCTGTCAATGGATGGGGATGCTAATGGTAAGATTACAGGCCCAAAAGATGTCTGTGGACATTGTAGTTCTGCCAATAATTAGGAGAGTCACAACTATTCTGATTCTgccttttatctataaaatgaaggaattacaTAAGCTAgattttaaattctcttccagCTTTGACACTGATCTATTGATTGGAACCAAAGATAGAATGTGCTGCTTTATTCCTTTCCCAGTATGAATTAATATTTCACATTGATTTTTACATATCAGAATTGATGTGTAGAACTTTCTTTTAAAGTGAGTTAAACATAATAGAAAATTCATAAACcagaataaaaaaagcaaaagagtcTGGCTCTTCATGCCTTCTGTTGGTGTACAGGAACATGGTGTGCTCATAATTCATTAAATACTTGGCAATTATCCTAACCAATATGACATAACTAAGCTCAGAGAGACTGCTGTCCCTCTATACGGTTAAAAATAAACCTATGTGAATTGGCCATTACTTTTTGCCCATTTAGTATAGTAGactttaggttaaaaaaattactttgtttatgtttgtttttttaattagtattttatcATTCCTAATATCCAAAATTTTCTGGTTCACTGTAAAGTATATACTAAATTGGTGACTTCACACATTTAGGAACATAAGGATAACAGGATTTAGCTCGATGGAACAGTAACACAAACATTATAAATCTGTGTGAAAAAGCAATTTCCTATATTCTAATATCTGACACGCAAAAGTCTACTTTGTGTCAACCACCATCCCACAGATGTTCTGAGTACAGCTACAAAAATAACTTGCCTAGAATTAACTGTATTGCTAACTAAATTTTGGCTGAACACAAAGCAGGGGCATCAAGGAAGTGAATTGAGTTTCCAATTCAGAGTTTCTTTAAAGTGAGAAGTAtctatcattattgttattaaatccATGCGGATGAAAGAATTTTTTCCTCAGTCCCAAAAAGTAGAATTGTGGTGCCCTAAACAGGGGCCTTTTTCTAACaggtaaattttttttgcatctgtTCTCCCAAGATAGCAGTTTAGTGCTTCTCTTGCTTGAGTCAATTTCCCAGCGTTCTGAAATTTTGATGCAGGACTCTCCATCCTTTCCCTAAAATTGCCCTTTGATTGTTTTATACAGCCATTCATGTTCTTTCATTTGTAAACACAtagcagaataaaacaaaaataaataaataaatgttgccTCTTTATCCTAAGTTGAACCAAGCCAAGAACAACAAAGTAGGGAAAGTATGAGagtaaaaagaatacaaaatactCAAGCAAAGTTGTACAAAGCCAATCTAAAAATATCATTAGTGCAAATCCATTTGTCATTCATATTCTTCAGAATAAACAGTTGGTGGAATCCCATAACAGGCTCTTcatctacctttaaaaaaaaaaaaaaaagagggggtggGGAATGGGAGGGAAGAAGTTATtccctagtatttttttttaatgtttttacttttttttaacatcaccATAATTTCCTAAGTATCCTATCCCTTCTTTTCATCTGCCCAGAAAAGCAACCTATATAATAAGCAATattataagacaaaaaaaaaaaaaaatagaaagataaagaggggGAAATGAACATAATTGatcaattttgaaaatatgtCTAGTGTACAGACCTTCCAGAGAACCATAAAGGATGGAATGgagatattttaacatatgtattcCTTTGAGCTATAtgtgttttttctaattttgaaacactgacttttgattttctttcatgGTTGTCCTATTTACTATATTATTGTAGCcactgtatatattattttcttggatctgcttatatagtgttttaagtgGCATCCAATCACCATCAGTAGATTTAAATGTTCATTATTAGTTTGGAATAAAGCAATATATTCCACATATGTCccttcttaataaaatatttcctgcTTATCAAGACAGAAAGCTTCTATAAACTTGTTGTGAATTTTACAATAGAGAGGGCCTATACACCAGAAATGAATCATTGTGATAGTCTCTTTCCACAATTTTTGCAAATATTGGTATGTTTTATACCTTTGTTGAATGAAGATTATCAATTTCCCAACCTTCTCCTCTCCATTTGCCCTATTCTGTACATCCCTTggtttcatttgcttttctgaaGTATAATAAAGACTGCAGTGTTGCAAAATACAATGTTTTAGATGGGGATTTATTAAATAAAGGTAAGATCATGTTTGCATGCTTATTTTGATGTCTGTTATTGACAGCATAGTGTACCATTGTTCTCAGATTTCTGCCCTTATATAGACCCTTTCCTTTTCACCTACAATTTAGATTATTTACCTATAAATGCATAGGCTCATAACAAAGTGGTGCAGCTCTAAGGAAGGATGCAGCAATAACTCCAAGGCCTTCTAACCTTGGGAGTGATGTagttaaaaatgatatatttcttcctttaagcTATATTACCCCAGTTTACTCTGTATGACCAGGATGTTGAGGCAACAAATattgctggctgtcagataacTGTTGGTCAGGGATAGGGTTTCTGAAACGaatgagcaacaataacaaaGTGCTTAAAGTTAATGCAGATGGAAGACAAAATTGGGTGCCTGCCACTTAACCTAGTGACATTTAAGGCCTAAAAATACAATTCTGGAAGGTTATCCCCTGACTTCTGCCTAGAGAGCTATGGGTATGCCATCTGTGCACAAAGTCAGAACCAGATCATTCTTCAACTTCACCTCAAAGTCATAAAGTTAGCATATCAGTGCCATTAagcacttatttatttttttgcttctgcTTCTTTGTTAACTTCTTATGGAACTTATCCCACTttaattggtgttacaattataataaactttaccCCTTGACGTAGAGATGGATCCaaatctgtaaattcttttgagacacctcacaacACTGGTCTGGAACCCCAATGTTTTTGTGATCTCTCTTGAACTCCaacaataatttttttggcaTTCTAAAATTCATCAGTTTAGTACCTTTCCTACCCAGAGAAATTGAGTATCATTTAAAGATCtgaatttttcacttttccaaatcaaccatcatcttttttccttaaaCCCATTTGTCCAATGGATTTTCAAACTGGTTCTTCAAAATATTCTTTGACCTTCCTAATATCTAGCTTACTTCCCTGGGGCTTCCTTATTCTcatatgatattttaattttttttttaagggaaagagagccttttccttttactttttttacttttttttttttttactttacttttcttccttttccttttacaacCTCTTGACTATTGCTAGTTGGCCAATAAATCCATAGCACCCATTTCCCCTGAGATTTTAATATAGTGTTTAAGTAGTCTTCAGACTTCTTTAATTCTGTTTCTTAGTCTTTCCCCCAaacatttgtatttttcctttatttattttttcccataaaactgAATAACCCTTTGGTGTCTTGGTTTCCTTTTTCCTGCTATGGTTGAATTTACTTATCAACTCTCAGTACAGCTTCTATTCAATAATTAAGCCCAAGTCCAGTATATTTCCCTTTTATCCTGTTTTAGGCATCATTTGAAGCACATAAGTAAAACTAAAAGATTTGATAGGATGTATCCAAGGATATATATATTCATAGCTTAGGTTATTCTATGAATGATAAATTCTATTGCTGACAAATAGTAAATTATTTCACCCAAAGGCTGAGGTGACTATACTTCATTTTATACCTCAGTAAGTTTCAGTAAACTACCAAGGATAATCTGATAATGCAGGTAGAAATTTAAAAGACTAATCAATGAACCAACCAAGGTTAATGGCTAGGGGGCTAATGAATAAAGATGGTCAGTTTTTAAATCAATGAATAATTCAGAGAGTGTAGAGGGATTGCCAATAATATAATAAGGGTATgagtaacaataaaattcatactTATCAAATACTTTTCTCATATGCATTAAGTAGCAATGATTTTTCAAGTCCTTACCTTTAATTGACCCACAACCATGCTAAGGATACAGTTATCTGGAGCTGGCTGATGATCTTGAGATGTGATACTGTGCTGGATTTTTTGGAATGGAAGGTTCTGATAAGAAGAGGAGAAacacatacaaaatatttaaatttcaaatagataaacatttattaaattttacataagaaaaaacaacaaatggtACATTTACTTAGGAATTACTCCATCAAATCCCTGCATAATTTTAGGTGAAAAtgaattattacattttatttgtttaaaagtttAACATAAACTATTCTATTTCTGCTATTGTTATGgaactctgaaaaaaaatctagatacaCCAATCTAATCTCAAAGCTGGATTACTGCAAAGGCAGAAGAAAGCAGTACTAAGaaacaagatgaaaataaatggaaagggaTCATTTGATATTCTAAAATTATATACTCAAAAGTCCTCTCCAGATGACATCATTGTAGTAGGCAGATGATCCTTATTCTTTTAGATTATGCTGATTGAACTCCATCTCTAGCCAGTCTTTAGGAAAAAGACTTTAAGAACTGGATCAGTAAGAGACAAAGATCTTCAATTTTGATTCTCAAAGACCACTTTCCATCAGCAGCTCTGTTAAGTTTCAGCATCATGCCTTTTCTAGCTTAAGCAGATCACCTCAAATCTCACCACCATGCAGATGGAAGATTTTGATTTACAACACCTTCTCAACTCCCAGAGTGCCTGCCTGAATTcacatctggcttcagacatttactagctgtgtgaccctgggcaaatgtcttaaccctgtttgcttcagtttccttatctataaaatgatctggaaaaggaaaaccactTTAGGATtgctaccaagaaaatcccaaatagggtcatagagtcagaaatgattgaaGTAAATGAACAAactcaaaaaaacaacaactttgctCTCTTAGATACCTCTCCTCTTTGGTGGTAGAACTGGAGGGTAGATTAATAAACTCCTCCCAAAGCCTTCCTTTACAGTGGTCTCAGAACTTTCCAGGTAACTTTCCATTTTTCAGCAGCAGCTTTTGCTTGGTTTCAACTCCACagatcattattttttcatgttagtTTCTACCCTAGTATTCccctttttcagtttccttttatggtCTTCTTGCtcacattagattgtaagctccttcataacagaaattatctttctcattatttattattgCCAGTGCTTTTCACAGTACTTAATAGATAGTTAATTTCACAGTACCTAATAGatatacataatagatatttaattaatatttattgaattgagttgattacaaatgcaaaaatatatatatgggtaCTGTGCCAattgattttatttaactttttcaaactttttttattttttgcaatagagggagaagaaaattacTGGGAAGTAGCCATGGCATAAAACAAAAGCatcatgaattgatgctaagtgaggtgaatagaactaaaaaaacattttacatcccaacaaaaagattatttgataatcaactatgaaggacgtgactcttttcaacaatgaggttattcagGTCAATTCCATAGACTTGAATTGGAGAGAGCGatctacctccagaaagagaactatgggaactgagtgtggatcacaatatagtatttttcaccttcgttgttgttgtttacttgtttttcctttcttttttttcctcctttttgatttgatttttcttgtgtaatatgataaatgttgaagtatgtttagaagaaatgcatatgttttacctatattggattatttgctgcctAAGGGAGGGGcttaaagggaagggagggagaaaatttggaacataaggttttgcaaggctgaatgttgaaaactatgcttgcattttgaaaataaaaaactattattaattttttttttgctttaaggtACTAAATAAGTACaaactatgatttattattattattaattacattaAGAGAAATGATAAACAATGAAAGAAACAGGCCATTTCCCAGTATAAACATATTAATATCATGGACTTGTCAATAAAATGACTATCACTCTATATGTACACTtctcaaaagataaaaattcttaTGCTGGACTACACACGATTGCAGCAggtgttatttattaatttgtttatttatttttattaattttataattataacattttttacaacattatcccttgtact
This sequence is a window from Sminthopsis crassicaudata isolate SCR6 chromosome 1, ASM4859323v1, whole genome shotgun sequence. Protein-coding genes within it:
- the LOC141545776 gene encoding nuclear transport factor 2-like codes for the protein MAESPMWEQVGASFVHLYYRHFDADRVQLSALYTEASCLSWEGEQFQGKSAIMEKMLNLPFQKIQHSITSQDHQPAPDNCILSMVVGQLKVDEEPVMGFHQLFILKNMNDKWICTNDIFRLALYNFA